The genomic stretch GATATCAAGGACCTTGAGTTGGCGGAGAAGGGGCGTTATCGGATGCAGTGGGCGGCGAAGGAGATGCCGGTGCTGGATCTGATCGAGGAGCGCTTTCGCCAGGAACAGCCGCTGCGCGGGCTGCGCATGGCGGCCTGTCTGCACGTGACGGCCGAGACCGCGAATCTGATGCGGGTTTTGCAGGCCGGCGGCGCGGAAGTGGCCCTCAGCGCTTCCAACCCGCTTTCCACGCAGGATGACGTGGCCGCGGCCCTGGTAGCCTATTACGAGATGCCTGTGTACGCCATCAAGGGCGAAAACAACGAGACCTATTATAAGCATCTCAACGCGGTGCTGGACATTAAGCCGCACATGACAATGGACGACGGCTGCGACCTGGTGTCAACGCTGCACAAGACGCGCACGGAACTGCTGCCGGGTATCCTGGGCGGCACCGAGGAGACAACCACCGGTGTGATTCGCCTGCGCGCGATGGCCGCGGAAGGCGCGCTGAAATTCCCCGTGGTGGCGGTCAACGATGCCATGACCAAGCACCTGTTCGACAACCGCTATGGCACCGGTCAATCCACGATTGATGGCATCATTCGCGCCACCAATGTGCTGCTGGCCGGCAAGAACTTCGTCGTGGCCGGCTACGGTTGGTGCAGCCGCGGGATTGCCAGCCGCGCCCGTGGCATGGGCGCGAACGTGATTGTGACCGAAATCCAGCCCTTATCCGCCCTGGAGGCGGTGATGGATGGCTTCCGTGTGATGCCGATGCGCGAGGCGGCCGTGGTGGGCGACATCTTCTGTTCGGCCACCGGCGATATCCATGTCTTTGATAAATCCCATTTCGAGGTCATGAAAGACGGCGCCATCCTCGCCAACTCGGGTCACTTCAACGTGGAGGTCAACATCCCGGCCCTGGAAGGCATGTCCAGCGAAGTGCGCCGCGTGCGCGAATTCCTGGACGAATATCACCTGGAAGATGGCCGCAAGCTCT from Candidatus Amarolinea dominans encodes the following:
- a CDS encoding adenosylhomocysteinase, whose amino-acid sequence is MTQNYDIKDLELAEKGRYRMQWAAKEMPVLDLIEERFRQEQPLRGLRMAACLHVTAETANLMRVLQAGGAEVALSASNPLSTQDDVAAALVAYYEMPVYAIKGENNETYYKHLNAVLDIKPHMTMDDGCDLVSTLHKTRTELLPGILGGTEETTTGVIRLRAMAAEGALKFPVVAVNDAMTKHLFDNRYGTGQSTIDGIIRATNVLLAGKNFVVAGYGWCSRGIASRARGMGANVIVTEIQPLSALEAVMDGFRVMPMREAAVVGDIFCSATGDIHVFDKSHFEVMKDGAILANSGHFNVEVNIPALEGMSSEVRRVREFLDEYHLEDGRKLYLIGEGRLVNLAAAEGHPSAVMDMSFANQALAAEFIVSHREQLQNKVYTVPVEIDQEIARLKLNAMGIHIDTLTVEQQEYLNSWQEGT